The Verrucomicrobium spinosum DSM 4136 = JCM 18804 genome includes a region encoding these proteins:
- a CDS encoding Minf_1886 family protein: MRDSFALQLAVHEVQQRDNRYAPESYAFLCQALGHTVKMLERENDEDRHVNGRELLSGFRDLAVLEFGPMAAFVIRDWGLERSEDVGNMVYNLIGVGYFGRNETDSIDDFSDGVDLMEALRRPFQVARRR, translated from the coding sequence ATGAGAGATTCCTTTGCCCTCCAGCTTGCCGTTCATGAGGTGCAGCAGCGCGACAATCGCTATGCTCCAGAGAGCTATGCTTTTCTGTGCCAGGCCCTGGGCCACACGGTGAAGATGCTGGAGCGCGAAAATGACGAAGACCGTCACGTCAATGGCCGGGAGCTGCTCTCGGGTTTCAGGGACCTGGCGGTGCTGGAATTTGGTCCCATGGCGGCATTTGTCATCCGGGACTGGGGCCTCGAACGCAGCGAGGACGTCGGAAACATGGTGTACAACCTCATTGGAGTCGGCTATTTCGGAAGGAACGAGACCGATTCCATTGATGACTTTTCCGACGGGGTGGACTTGATGGAGGCGCTGCGGCGTCCGTTTCAAGTCGCCCGCCGTCGCTGA
- a CDS encoding translation initiation factor, which translates to MSPTLEDSPFGGLSSSGLPPGPSAKGGPDSPQNRWKMGKVTLQRETAHRGGKTVIVIKDFASHLPASVIEQIGKRVRAACGCGGTFKDRRIEIQGDQVDRIRKVLEAEGFEVGGIKK; encoded by the coding sequence ATGTCCCCCACCCTCGAAGACTCCCCTTTCGGCGGCCTGAGTTCTTCAGGTCTGCCACCGGGGCCTTCGGCCAAGGGTGGCCCCGACTCACCTCAAAACCGGTGGAAGATGGGCAAGGTCACGCTACAGCGTGAGACCGCCCATCGCGGCGGAAAGACGGTCATCGTGATCAAAGACTTCGCCTCCCATCTCCCCGCCTCCGTCATCGAGCAGATCGGCAAACGCGTCCGGGCCGCCTGCGGATGCGGCGGTACGTTCAAGGACCGCCGCATCGAGATCCAGGGAGATCAGGTGGACCGCATCCGCAAGGTCCTCGAAGCGGAAGGCTTCGAGGTCGGCGGCATCAAGAAATAA
- a CDS encoding alpha/beta hydrolase: protein MNLKFYLPGPTIVCALGMFFNSAVNAAAPESVPLWPEGAPEAKGTEPKDVPRVEIFPAAKEKSCGAGVVVLPGGGYGGLAADHEGRQIAKFYNSLGVTAVVCYYRLGSAGYHHPTELNDAKRAVRWFRSNADKLGVDKGRIGVIGFSAGGHLASTVGTLFDNGDPNAPDPIDKLSSRPDFLVVCYPVISMTEGYMHRGSRNNLLGPDKDNEEIARQVSSERNVSPHTPPTFIFQTDEDTVVPAENAVAFYLALRKNKVPAEMHIYRRGPHGVGLFQGDPVLSTWGKHLAAWLRNEGFLSPASTKRGAVEGTVSVNGTPVAWGSVTFTPENPHAPEVTARVMNGKFNLPARDGAVLGKNKLTVSYTSAVAAAITDQDAPDGSVSTTTLSNKGGEALVWDVKEGAGANKLALELKWE from the coding sequence ATGAACCTGAAATTCTACCTGCCTGGTCCAACCATCGTTTGTGCCTTGGGAATGTTCTTCAACAGCGCGGTCAACGCCGCCGCCCCTGAATCCGTGCCGCTCTGGCCGGAGGGGGCTCCGGAGGCCAAGGGGACGGAGCCTAAGGATGTGCCGCGGGTGGAGATTTTCCCTGCGGCCAAGGAAAAATCTTGCGGGGCCGGGGTGGTGGTGTTGCCGGGGGGCGGCTACGGTGGGCTGGCGGCGGATCACGAGGGCAGGCAGATCGCGAAGTTTTACAACAGCCTGGGGGTGACCGCGGTGGTTTGCTACTACCGGCTTGGCTCGGCGGGTTATCACCATCCCACCGAACTCAATGATGCCAAGCGGGCGGTACGGTGGTTCCGGTCCAATGCGGACAAGCTGGGGGTGGACAAGGGTCGCATCGGGGTCATAGGCTTCAGCGCGGGCGGTCACCTGGCCAGCACGGTGGGCACGCTCTTCGACAATGGGGATCCGAATGCACCCGATCCCATCGACAAGCTCAGCTCCCGGCCGGACTTCCTGGTGGTGTGCTACCCGGTGATCTCCATGACCGAGGGCTACATGCACCGGGGTTCAAGGAACAATCTGCTGGGTCCGGACAAGGACAACGAGGAGATTGCCCGCCAGGTCTCGAGTGAGCGCAATGTCTCACCGCACACGCCGCCCACCTTTATCTTCCAGACGGACGAAGACACGGTGGTGCCAGCGGAGAATGCCGTGGCGTTTTACCTGGCCCTGCGCAAGAACAAGGTGCCGGCAGAGATGCACATCTACCGTCGCGGACCTCATGGCGTGGGGCTCTTCCAGGGAGATCCGGTGCTGTCCACCTGGGGTAAACATCTGGCGGCCTGGTTGCGTAACGAGGGTTTCCTGAGCCCAGCCAGCACGAAGCGTGGCGCGGTGGAGGGAACCGTCAGTGTGAACGGCACGCCGGTGGCCTGGGGCAGCGTCACCTTCACTCCCGAGAATCCCCATGCCCCGGAGGTAACGGCACGGGTGATGAATGGCAAATTCAACCTGCCCGCCCGTGATGGCGCGGTGCTGGGAAAGAACAAGCTGACGGTGAGCTATACTTCAGCGGTGGCAGCGGCGATCACGGACCAAGATGCGCCTGATGGCTCGGTGAGCACCACGACCCTCTCCAACAAGGGTGGGGAAGCTCTGGTCTGGGATGTGAAGGAAGGCGCGGGAGCCAACAAGCTCGCCCTGGAGTTGAAGTGGGAGTGA
- a CDS encoding glycosyltransferase family 4 protein: MEAFVFDADPRLPHLAARSARSLRAAGFEKITLRRAGSPPPGLTGSGPVFLLRAGAWLRHPAHFQAPPFHPASHPVMAVGHIAGTGPAEPWSRFFETHGGDFSTAEELPPCVCEWFDAAAVAIGLAEARLTASPLPVAAALKSPRIFHWSPLDAGFAPGLRCLQIVTSLQHGGAERIAWDLAQELPRTGIATRLIALGKPLRRTLPDLPGTLDLSQYDRATRAERLRIAAHHFGADVLHGHLIDQEDMQLFSASGIPLATTIHNTRAAWPMGLESLRAEDAGLLIACAQTVERELAELKLPVPLRTVWNGISMTEYAGNQTPAPARDEFMLACVANPRPQKRLHLLPAILAATQQAFNRYGVKRQVRLILAGEASPRSPSALECYERIRQEAARHGVTSAITWTHGALDTKSVLTQADAAISCSAYEGLSLAHMEALAMGLPLISTDAGGTRELAPGNPALTLLPLDAAPTDFAEAILALIQSPPASGVEAVARDFSTHHMSRRVGWLLQSLATQSASPTGKGILFVTNNLSTGGAQSSLRRLALSLQAQGVPVTIALLQEYPEHPTPGRAALEQAGIPFIVPPPAGTIDPAIAVRQILDNVAAAPPATLVFWNAIPVHKILFADVVWSARIFDVSPGEMYFASLDRYFLNTRPGLPVRSARDYGQRLSGVIVKYQDEAEKAQQVLGAPTHVVPNGVLLPEPLPPRPVAPTPFVFGTAARLSPQKRLGDLLEAFRIALLELPPCELHIGGGPEHDGAEHVAELHRLSEGLPVVWCGELTDLRPFHAGLDAFVMISEPAGCPNASLEALAAGLPVVATDFGGAREQVIHEQTGLLVQPRDAAALAAALVQIATEPDLRLRCSAGARAHIAASFTLERMLSAYRRVLLGD, from the coding sequence GTGGAAGCCTTCGTCTTCGACGCGGATCCCCGTCTTCCGCACCTTGCCGCCCGCAGTGCCCGCAGCCTGCGGGCGGCCGGGTTTGAGAAAATCACCCTCCGTCGTGCGGGGAGCCCCCCACCAGGTCTCACTGGATCGGGGCCAGTGTTCCTGCTCCGCGCCGGGGCGTGGTTGCGCCACCCCGCCCACTTTCAAGCTCCGCCGTTTCATCCCGCCAGCCACCCCGTGATGGCGGTGGGACACATCGCAGGCACTGGCCCGGCGGAACCCTGGTCGCGGTTCTTTGAAACGCACGGCGGGGACTTCTCCACCGCGGAGGAGCTTCCTCCTTGTGTATGCGAGTGGTTCGATGCAGCAGCCGTTGCCATCGGACTGGCCGAGGCCCGGCTCACCGCGAGCCCGCTGCCAGTGGCTGCAGCGCTCAAGTCGCCGCGCATCTTCCACTGGTCTCCCCTGGATGCCGGGTTTGCCCCGGGACTCCGCTGTCTCCAGATCGTCACCAGCCTCCAGCACGGCGGCGCAGAGCGCATCGCCTGGGATCTCGCCCAGGAGCTTCCGCGGACGGGCATTGCCACGCGACTCATCGCCTTGGGCAAACCCTTGCGCCGTACCCTGCCAGACCTCCCCGGCACTCTCGACCTGAGCCAATATGATCGGGCCACCCGTGCGGAGCGCCTCCGTATCGCGGCGCATCACTTCGGAGCCGATGTCCTGCATGGTCACCTCATTGACCAGGAGGACATGCAACTCTTCAGCGCCTCTGGCATCCCTCTGGCCACGACCATTCACAACACCCGGGCCGCCTGGCCTATGGGTCTGGAATCCCTCCGTGCCGAGGACGCCGGTCTGCTCATCGCCTGCGCCCAGACGGTGGAGCGTGAACTGGCAGAGCTGAAGCTGCCGGTGCCCCTGCGCACGGTTTGGAACGGCATCTCCATGACGGAGTATGCGGGCAATCAAACGCCCGCCCCTGCCAGGGATGAGTTTATGCTCGCCTGTGTGGCCAACCCCCGCCCGCAAAAGCGCCTTCACCTCCTCCCTGCGATTCTCGCCGCCACCCAACAGGCCTTCAATCGCTACGGAGTGAAGCGCCAGGTCCGCCTCATCCTGGCGGGCGAGGCCTCTCCACGCAGCCCCAGTGCGCTGGAGTGTTATGAGCGGATCCGTCAGGAAGCCGCCAGACACGGCGTGACCTCAGCCATCACCTGGACACACGGGGCCCTCGACACCAAGAGCGTGCTGACCCAGGCCGATGCCGCCATATCTTGTAGCGCCTATGAAGGCCTGAGCCTCGCTCATATGGAAGCCTTGGCCATGGGGCTGCCGCTGATCTCCACCGATGCAGGCGGCACCCGGGAGCTCGCTCCCGGCAATCCAGCCCTGACGCTCCTGCCCCTTGATGCCGCCCCCACTGATTTCGCCGAAGCCATCCTCGCCCTCATCCAATCGCCCCCAGCGTCCGGCGTCGAAGCTGTAGCACGAGACTTTTCCACCCACCACATGTCCCGACGGGTGGGCTGGCTGCTCCAGAGTCTGGCCACCCAGTCCGCCTCGCCCACAGGCAAAGGCATCCTCTTTGTCACCAACAACCTCTCGACCGGCGGAGCCCAGTCCTCCCTGCGTCGCCTGGCTCTGTCGCTACAGGCACAGGGCGTACCCGTCACGATCGCCCTGCTCCAGGAGTATCCAGAGCATCCCACTCCGGGGCGAGCGGCTCTGGAACAGGCCGGCATTCCCTTCATCGTGCCGCCTCCAGCGGGCACCATCGATCCCGCCATCGCGGTGCGGCAGATCCTGGACAACGTGGCGGCCGCCCCTCCCGCCACCCTCGTGTTCTGGAATGCCATTCCGGTTCACAAGATCCTCTTTGCCGACGTTGTCTGGTCCGCCCGCATCTTTGATGTGAGCCCGGGTGAGATGTATTTCGCCTCCCTGGATCGCTATTTCCTCAACACCCGCCCCGGCCTGCCCGTTCGTTCCGCCAGGGACTATGGTCAGCGGCTCAGCGGGGTGATTGTTAAATACCAGGACGAGGCGGAAAAGGCCCAGCAGGTTCTAGGAGCGCCCACTCACGTGGTGCCGAATGGAGTCCTCCTGCCCGAGCCCCTGCCACCCCGCCCCGTAGCGCCAACACCCTTCGTATTCGGCACGGCTGCGCGTCTCAGCCCGCAGAAGCGGCTCGGCGACTTGCTGGAAGCCTTCCGCATCGCCTTGCTCGAGTTGCCCCCATGTGAACTCCACATCGGGGGTGGCCCTGAGCACGATGGCGCGGAGCATGTGGCAGAACTGCACCGGCTCTCCGAAGGCCTGCCCGTCGTCTGGTGCGGAGAGCTGACCGACCTTCGGCCGTTCCACGCCGGTCTGGATGCCTTTGTCATGATTTCAGAACCAGCCGGATGCCCCAATGCCTCTCTGGAGGCCCTGGCCGCCGGGTTGCCCGTGGTGGCGACGGATTTCGGTGGTGCCCGGGAGCAGGTGATCCACGAGCAGACGGGCTTGCTGGTCCAGCCGCGAGACGCCGCTGCGCTGGCGGCGGCCTTGGTCCAGATAGCCACCGAGCCAGATCTCCGCCTCCGTTGCTCGGCAGGGGCTCGCGCTCACATTGCGGCCAGCTTCACCCTGGAGCGGATGTTGTCCGCCTATCGCCGGGTGCTGCTGGGGGACTGA
- a CDS encoding MFS transporter, which translates to MSTAPKLTTTQWLICFIAALGFAFDIYELLMLPLIVGPALQELIGAAPGTPLFNAWVGKLFYIPAIAGGIFGLLGGYLTDRLGRRRVLTWSILLYAFSAFAAGYSTSVEMLLVFRCLVFVGVCVEFVAAVAWLAELFPDPKQREKVLGYTQAFSSIGGLLVAVANGLCIKYSASFPAIHFPDFLSSISGGNVVADEHAAWRYTLMSGLIPAIPLIIIRPFLPESPAWAKKKAEGTLKRPSIGELFTPELRRTTLVTTAMFAMAYGAAFGAIQHIPRIIPGLAEVKAASKTASEAAAKANEGKPADVIKKASIGAGKKAEQAIAANTTKVQEVGGLVGRFLLAALAVVIVSRQKLLRLFIAPGLLVMPIVFAYCAVTGLIPLQIGIFFAGLLTVGQFSFWGNYLPRVYPVHLRGTGESFAANIGGRLIGTSFAWVTTALATTSDVAMAPTKLAYTAAAVGLGVYVVGFALSFFLPEPKEELPE; encoded by the coding sequence ATGTCCACAGCTCCCAAGCTCACCACCACCCAATGGCTCATCTGCTTCATCGCAGCCTTGGGCTTTGCCTTCGATATCTACGAACTGCTGATGCTGCCCCTCATCGTGGGCCCGGCATTGCAGGAGCTGATCGGGGCCGCTCCCGGCACCCCTTTGTTCAACGCCTGGGTGGGCAAGCTGTTCTACATTCCGGCCATTGCCGGCGGTATCTTCGGGCTGCTGGGAGGTTATCTGACGGACCGGCTCGGTCGGCGGCGGGTGCTCACATGGAGCATTCTTCTCTATGCGTTCTCGGCCTTTGCCGCGGGCTATTCCACCAGTGTGGAGATGCTGCTCGTGTTCCGCTGTCTGGTCTTCGTTGGTGTTTGCGTGGAGTTCGTCGCCGCGGTTGCGTGGCTGGCTGAACTCTTCCCGGATCCGAAGCAGCGTGAAAAAGTGCTCGGCTACACCCAGGCCTTCTCCTCCATCGGCGGCCTTCTCGTGGCCGTCGCCAACGGGCTCTGCATCAAGTACTCCGCCAGCTTTCCGGCCATTCATTTCCCAGATTTTCTCAGCAGCATTTCGGGTGGCAATGTCGTGGCAGACGAACACGCTGCCTGGCGCTACACCTTGATGTCAGGCCTGATTCCTGCCATTCCCCTGATCATCATCCGCCCCTTCCTGCCCGAATCCCCTGCCTGGGCGAAGAAGAAGGCTGAAGGCACGCTGAAGCGCCCGAGCATCGGCGAACTGTTCACCCCGGAACTCCGTCGCACCACCTTGGTCACCACCGCCATGTTCGCCATGGCTTATGGTGCCGCATTCGGTGCTATCCAACACATTCCCCGCATCATCCCCGGTCTTGCGGAAGTGAAGGCGGCCTCGAAAACAGCCTCCGAGGCAGCAGCCAAAGCCAATGAAGGCAAGCCGGCCGACGTGATCAAGAAAGCTTCGATTGGTGCCGGAAAGAAAGCAGAGCAGGCCATTGCTGCCAACACCACCAAGGTTCAAGAGGTGGGTGGCCTTGTCGGCCGCTTCCTGCTCGCAGCCCTCGCCGTGGTCATCGTCAGTCGCCAGAAGCTGCTGCGATTGTTCATCGCCCCTGGTTTGCTGGTCATGCCCATCGTCTTCGCCTACTGCGCGGTGACGGGTTTGATACCGTTGCAGATCGGCATCTTCTTCGCCGGCCTGCTTACCGTCGGCCAGTTCAGCTTTTGGGGGAACTACCTGCCCCGCGTGTATCCGGTCCACCTTCGTGGCACGGGAGAGAGCTTCGCGGCCAACATCGGCGGTCGGTTGATCGGGACCTCCTTTGCCTGGGTCACCACCGCACTGGCCACCACCTCAGATGTGGCGATGGCTCCCACTAAGCTCGCCTACACGGCTGCTGCCGTGGGTCTTGGTGTCTATGTGGTAGGCTTTGCCCTCTCCTTCTTCCTTCCGGAACCAAAGGAGGAGCTGCCCGAGTAG
- a CDS encoding glutamine--tRNA ligase/YqeY domain fusion protein, translating into MSNPTESATPRLDFIREFIANDVRSGKNGGQVVTRFPPEPNGYLHIGHAKSICLNFGLAEENAPNSRCHLRFDDTNPTKEETEYVDSIMEDVKWLGFDWGTHLYYASDYFGKFYEFAEQLITKGLAFVCDLNAAQMREYRGNLTEPGKPSPFRDRSVEENLDLFRRMRAGEFPDGSHTLRAKIDMASSNLNLRDPVIYRILHAEHHRTGNEWCIYPMYDFAHPLSDALEGITHSLCTLEFEDHRPLYDWLVENVDGLPSRPVQREFSRLNLNWTVMSKRKLLRLVKEDRVSGWDDPRMPTLSGIRRRGYTPAAMRNFSKGVGLTKFKALTDYGVLENAVREDLNKVALRRMAVLRPLKLVLTNYPKGQVEEIEAPNNQEDPNAGMRKVKLGRELYIDQEDFAEVPPKDWRRFTLGAEVRLTNAFCVICMGVIKDEAGNVIELRGTYDETTRHGKNPEGRPKVKAAVHWVSAEHSVTAPVRLYDRLFTVDDPDAAAGENGDFVDFINPKSLEVLEDARLEATLGEAKAGEHFQFIRVGYFVADSKDSQPGAPVFNRTVSLRDGFAKGK; encoded by the coding sequence ATGAGCAATCCGACCGAATCCGCCACGCCCCGACTCGACTTCATCCGCGAGTTCATCGCCAACGATGTACGCTCCGGCAAGAATGGCGGCCAGGTGGTGACGCGTTTCCCCCCGGAACCCAACGGCTACCTGCACATCGGCCACGCCAAGTCCATCTGCCTGAACTTCGGCCTCGCGGAGGAAAACGCCCCCAACAGCCGCTGCCACCTCCGCTTTGACGACACCAACCCCACCAAGGAGGAGACCGAGTACGTGGACTCCATCATGGAGGACGTGAAGTGGCTCGGCTTCGACTGGGGCACCCATCTCTACTACGCCAGCGACTACTTCGGGAAGTTCTACGAGTTCGCCGAGCAGCTCATCACCAAGGGCCTCGCCTTTGTCTGCGACCTGAACGCCGCCCAGATGCGCGAGTACCGCGGCAATCTGACCGAGCCGGGGAAACCCAGCCCCTTCCGGGATCGCAGTGTGGAGGAAAACCTCGACCTCTTCCGCCGCATGCGCGCCGGGGAGTTTCCCGATGGCAGCCACACCCTCAGGGCCAAGATCGACATGGCCAGCTCCAACCTGAACCTGCGTGATCCGGTGATCTACCGGATCCTGCATGCGGAGCACCATCGCACCGGCAATGAGTGGTGCATCTACCCCATGTATGACTTCGCCCACCCGCTGAGCGATGCGCTGGAGGGCATCACCCACTCCCTCTGCACCCTGGAGTTTGAGGATCACCGCCCGCTCTACGACTGGCTCGTGGAGAACGTGGACGGCCTGCCCAGCCGCCCCGTACAGAGGGAATTCTCCCGCCTGAACCTGAACTGGACCGTCATGAGCAAGCGCAAGCTGCTCCGCCTGGTGAAGGAAGACCGCGTCTCCGGCTGGGATGATCCTCGCATGCCCACCCTCAGCGGCATCCGCCGCCGGGGCTACACCCCTGCCGCCATGCGGAATTTCAGCAAGGGCGTCGGGCTCACCAAGTTCAAGGCGCTCACCGACTACGGAGTGCTGGAGAACGCCGTGCGCGAGGATCTCAACAAGGTGGCCCTGCGCCGCATGGCCGTCCTGCGCCCGCTCAAGCTGGTTCTTACCAACTACCCCAAGGGCCAGGTCGAAGAGATCGAGGCCCCGAACAACCAGGAGGACCCGAACGCCGGCATGCGGAAGGTGAAGCTGGGCCGCGAGCTCTACATCGATCAGGAGGACTTCGCGGAAGTGCCGCCCAAGGACTGGCGTCGGTTCACCTTGGGTGCCGAGGTCCGCCTTACCAACGCCTTCTGCGTCATCTGCATGGGCGTCATCAAGGACGAGGCGGGCAATGTCATCGAACTCCGCGGCACCTATGACGAGACCACCCGCCACGGCAAAAACCCGGAAGGCCGCCCCAAGGTGAAAGCCGCCGTCCACTGGGTTTCCGCCGAGCATTCCGTCACCGCCCCGGTGCGTCTGTACGACCGCCTATTCACGGTGGACGATCCCGATGCCGCCGCTGGCGAAAACGGGGACTTTGTTGATTTCATCAACCCCAAGTCGCTCGAAGTCCTTGAAGACGCCCGCCTCGAAGCCACCCTCGGTGAAGCCAAAGCAGGCGAGCACTTCCAGTTCATCCGCGTGGGCTACTTCGTGGCAGACTCCAAGGACTCCCAGCCCGGTGCCCCGGTCTTCAACCGCACCGTAAGCCTCCGGGATGGTTTTGCGAAAGGGAAGTAA
- a CDS encoding sugar phosphate isomerase/epimerase family protein: MQRRDFLSTTLATLGASALPALATGPVNRPGKSRMMLGLAAYSFREYFKWMRGKEQKPKDGKPQWEVSDFIDYCADQNVPGAELTSYFFPPDATAATMLEVKRRAYLRGVSITGTAVGNNFALAKGKELDDQIADVKKWIDFAAILNAPHIRVFAGNPKKDMNFDEALANCIAAYQECLDYAGTKGVFLGIENHHGLVADPANLIKIIESVKSPWAGINFDSGNFNTEDPYGDLEKIAPYAINVQLKMRVKPKGNPEGTPSDIPRVLKMLRDANYQGWFTLEFEEKEDPFVAVPKILNDLRPRLG, from the coding sequence ATGCAACGTCGCGATTTCCTCTCCACCACCCTGGCCACGCTCGGTGCCAGCGCCCTCCCCGCTCTTGCCACCGGCCCCGTCAACCGGCCTGGAAAATCCCGCATGATGCTCGGCCTGGCCGCCTATTCCTTCCGTGAATACTTCAAGTGGATGCGGGGCAAGGAGCAGAAGCCCAAGGACGGCAAGCCGCAGTGGGAGGTCTCCGATTTCATTGACTACTGCGCCGATCAGAACGTCCCCGGCGCAGAACTGACCAGCTACTTCTTCCCCCCTGATGCCACGGCGGCCACCATGCTGGAGGTCAAGCGTCGTGCCTACCTCCGGGGCGTGAGCATCACCGGCACCGCTGTGGGCAACAACTTCGCCCTGGCCAAGGGCAAGGAACTGGATGACCAGATCGCCGACGTGAAGAAGTGGATCGACTTCGCCGCGATCCTCAACGCCCCGCACATCCGCGTCTTCGCTGGCAATCCGAAGAAGGACATGAACTTCGACGAGGCGCTGGCGAATTGCATCGCCGCCTACCAGGAGTGCCTCGACTACGCCGGCACCAAAGGTGTCTTCCTCGGCATCGAAAACCACCATGGCCTCGTGGCGGATCCGGCCAACCTCATTAAGATTATCGAGTCGGTGAAGAGCCCGTGGGCGGGGATCAACTTCGACAGCGGCAACTTCAACACCGAGGACCCGTATGGCGACCTTGAAAAGATCGCCCCTTACGCCATCAATGTGCAGCTCAAGATGCGGGTGAAGCCCAAGGGCAATCCCGAGGGCACACCGAGCGACATCCCCCGGGTGCTGAAGATGTTGCGCGATGCCAACTACCAAGGATGGTTCACCCTCGAGTTCGAAGAAAAGGAGGATCCCTTTGTGGCCGTGCCCAAGATTCTCAATGACCTCCGCCCCCGCCTGGGCTGA
- a CDS encoding formylglycine-generating enzyme family protein: MRLRLLTASLLLLGTALRAADPAPALSLELGKGVTLPVVLIPKGTFMQGSPTDEADRGNDEMQRFVNLTSDFYLAKTAVTVEQFERFVQETGYRTEAESGPSGGFGWAGDTLVQKKEFTWRNPGFTQAPDHPVTIITYPDAEAFCQWLSKRVKRKVTLPTEAQWEYACRAGTTTAWHNLGDEAASNSIAWHKKNAGNQTHPAASSSVNPWGLHIGGNVAEWCLDWYGPYESGPLTDPVQTNQNLSDKPRRVLRGGSWSRDPKNTRSAARYRADARSRNADIGFRVLCSVAEVTPPPAPKSAPSPAATGGLLPRMDGGSETSVGRPSAPVTSSHPAPPTTSHDAQAHGTTPTETKGGPFDLLVGFMCLLCPLVVISLVIWLVVRAVKSKNQGAPPPVPGSRGGRTAGAALADALQQPSGSGRGPRIRLVEDGFWILVDLARGSTVRYVYRPHGGMDVSGQVQYQPGPDGQYVYTGAKPESVRVTEAGGQPMDDAFVYDSDNRDTRRDNAFDRDDNRPPTYPSAY, encoded by the coding sequence ATGCGACTCCGCCTCTTGACTGCGAGCCTCCTGCTGCTTGGCACCGCATTGCGTGCCGCCGACCCCGCCCCTGCCCTGAGCCTTGAGCTTGGCAAGGGTGTGACGCTCCCCGTGGTGCTCATTCCCAAGGGCACCTTCATGCAAGGCTCCCCCACAGACGAGGCCGACCGGGGGAACGATGAAATGCAGCGCTTCGTGAATCTCACGAGCGACTTCTATCTAGCGAAGACTGCCGTGACCGTGGAGCAGTTTGAGCGGTTCGTGCAGGAGACCGGCTACCGCACCGAGGCCGAGAGCGGCCCCAGCGGCGGCTTCGGCTGGGCGGGAGACACCCTCGTTCAGAAGAAAGAATTCACCTGGAGGAATCCCGGCTTCACCCAAGCTCCAGACCATCCTGTCACGATCATCACCTATCCCGATGCGGAAGCGTTCTGCCAGTGGCTCTCTAAAAGGGTGAAACGCAAGGTCACGCTGCCGACCGAGGCGCAATGGGAATACGCCTGCCGCGCTGGCACCACCACCGCCTGGCACAACCTCGGTGACGAAGCCGCAAGCAACAGCATCGCCTGGCACAAGAAGAACGCTGGCAACCAGACTCATCCCGCCGCCAGCAGCTCCGTGAACCCCTGGGGCCTGCACATCGGCGGCAACGTGGCCGAGTGGTGCCTGGATTGGTACGGTCCTTATGAGTCCGGCCCGCTCACCGATCCGGTGCAGACGAATCAAAATCTCTCGGATAAACCCCGCCGCGTCCTGCGCGGTGGCTCCTGGTCCCGCGATCCCAAGAACACCCGGAGCGCCGCCCGCTACCGTGCGGATGCCCGCAGCCGCAATGCTGACATCGGATTCCGCGTGCTCTGTTCCGTGGCAGAGGTCACCCCCCCTCCCGCCCCCAAATCAGCTCCGTCCCCCGCTGCCACAGGCGGCCTCCTGCCCCGCATGGATGGCGGTTCAGAAACCTCCGTGGGTCGGCCTTCAGCGCCGGTGACCTCGTCTCATCCCGCCCCGCCAACGACTTCCCACGATGCCCAAGCCCATGGCACGACACCCACCGAAACCAAGGGCGGACCTTTCGACCTCCTGGTGGGGTTCATGTGCCTCCTTTGCCCGCTCGTCGTGATCAGCCTTGTGATCTGGCTGGTAGTGCGTGCGGTCAAAAGCAAGAACCAGGGCGCGCCGCCACCCGTTCCCGGATCACGTGGGGGCAGGACCGCCGGAGCCGCCCTGGCAGATGCCCTCCAGCAGCCCTCCGGTTCAGGCCGTGGCCCGCGCATCCGCCTCGTCGAGGACGGTTTCTGGATCCTCGTCGATCTCGCTCGCGGCAGCACCGTCCGCTATGTGTACCGACCCCACGGCGGCATGGATGTGAGCGGCCAGGTCCAGTATCAACCCGGGCCGGATGGGCAATATGTGTACACGGGAGCGAAACCCGAGAGCGTGCGTGTGACGGAAGCAGGGGGCCAGCCGATGGACGACGCCTTCGTGTACGACTCTGACAATCGCGACACCCGGCGCGACAATGCATTTGACCGGGACGACAATCGTCCCCCCACCTATCCCTCCGCCTACTAA